From a single Stomoxys calcitrans chromosome 4, idStoCalc2.1, whole genome shotgun sequence genomic region:
- the LOC106085034 gene encoding uncharacterized protein LOC106085034 isoform X2, with product MIRTGSYTLVDKQYSSSPIWSKFASIAKQNKSLVKNLVCCRQCLTIFPYQDKRSETKLNCHQCFDNESEEASQEDGEPNEMSFPRDEQDLIISEGVHMDVTEEEFVNDNKELKEESNEANDFLMQTASAQRTIVKQKLDSGLYTLKMMQGRPSLVWQVFAAILKEDGILLENFVCCTKCKQVFKICGLRTGNLKIHHCFTEFKLSDVGVTTILASVERKLMIGDCKLINNETDAKFMHIAKKNGSIFEDFVACCQCKEVVQKINQEEHACPSSSSESPKVLVAKPAVPTITVDDKMKADIKENINAKIYTLKMQTQARSKIWQIFALIMQPNGVKIKNYVFCIKCKNVTRLTEGNVNNLQRHPCYKEYVNKSQEFEVESENEGGADNGNVNDNDGMSVNDNDSFEDIDNFIDNDNHVMVNDIDFVEKKAKVDSYHNDNGIFKNEYNNKDNDDDDVNANNKIEERVHDMSLQNSELKIEPDLNTEMDMEAIHNTLQYSKLKFEPDLNIEMVQHDSHMKTADDDSHIEPLQNSSDTMITPMQPTDDDEELTSEFIMNQINAKIYELKSMPSRRKKFRGVYASIFKPNDLEIKNYVFCKRCQQVLQYHDTHGFVLYRHGCYKDSLLKSNEHSSNNCNTKNCQICIAKSKRDERKEEMQIKDDIRKKLAAKVYSLKLNRKHGTPLWRMFARIFDNNGLLLEDFAFCTQCKKILKSKGNNNSSNLYRHYCYKSYRNFEEEKTLKDVIYLNFDNVTNNSNNCSEEGEEEVSSREFLQNSHISQIAAEEEKEENSNLKLEFDDDSNETQTETCEDFPSEHIPEIEDSSIDPNASYLKVDDGRIEALQYSQLKIEPDLNIVMDSHDSHLKTADDDSHIESRHNSLDTMDTQMQATNDDDEEPTSEFIMKQINAKIYKLKSMPRRRNKLRGVYARIFKPNDVEIKKHVVCKLCQRVLQYHDTHGFVLYRHGCYKESLLTSNGSVKNKTNLDIESEEDNDEHNSNNCHIKDCQICIAISRRGQRKEELLIKDGILKKLVAKVYSLRLQRKPRTPLWRMFAKILDSNGWPLKDFAFCTQCKGILKSKGNNSSNLYRHHCYKPFLQKMGAACQKNESEDAEENELEECRHSKGGKNLKDYIYFNIDNVKNGSVSQIAAEEEGEVLSGNSHISQIEAEKETSSLVRVKPSPKAVDKNSSFYIMSQLRSKVYKLRMPHKPQTPMWQVFAKIVKPNGNEIKGMALCTMCKRLFKCKNRLFHNLQRHICFKLHHQESNKVDNGDAEDEQQQKSAYKDFYFEMDIIDQPSLSHIEFDDDANDTQAETDEDSSQSEDIPPSKYSPIEPDESYLKADDGTAKAFILAKLYSKCYRLRMQRNPRIALWKIFAHITRTNGSAINDFVFCTRCQNLMKFKNNNTANLYRHICFKNNLQQINVVDATQAERESKSSKKDFIYYDFEANPTIEPSYESPSTLIIDDGSSAASIKPIIEPCYESSRTFIMDKLCSKVYKLGVQKNPHKHLWKVFAKIVRPNGTDVKDFICCNLCKKVLRCKNKRTSNLHRHICYRKTLKENSPHVHKQEDEQWDGEGEEEHKTNAKVYEYVNYELDMIPEHVEYCLEMGVYKLKGNEANPQISKYAQIINKHESILKNMLYCNECKTVVEEHELDEHNCEDSHALREEKRQNLKKRFQKEKHECMKAEIKTKINAGNYQVDNEDVMYNLYAMIRNSNNIIIEGYLYCIQCGSVLKHEKRDHRNIKRHRCYLKALKEGEKPAFRAGKRTHRENSPSYEDSRSRDSVSSQTASHPIWSKYELIPMSDGSNLKGVVSCRLCKMVLRYDGCNESDLQLHKCLTMAPMRTTLNALELASDYKEDVVKHSQENPSKRIKIEILDAYSIGIKQDVLDGEQEEEKEEEFPCNTFIEASKIQAHSLSPPPLHYFTANESASVDRSMQVVKEKITKGLYRLQPCNVEDAAQQSMFAMIIQENGQAIIEPWLFCRQCSSIVVSQNLNQHSCYRNIQRKLSHEDKAKTLAVYSKWSIEVGQDVSNLQTLGFSKLLRHWLHMGAKQGGKGLSQAKDYIPNSLSVAEKLKEMARVKQDDIKNKIKDMPSWLNISVELWPEVLINKSFLSLTLHYAKDFKLQQLVLATKSLQPVSNNDQDIRFKIDNILADFDIFPAGKNIIYVLEETNEFKQALNADNSHLINCSSYMLAKVIDKSLEDTPQLVGLTNNCSLIAQLYKDLIGKQEEKEEESQSQPEALLTDCNSSFTLLLLISSKWFEIRKFKSQIVDTLRLSQTTWMAIQTLMDLFKNVEIIMKRLQDNQSPSLCFVIPSVKRLKMMCESIPNHEATEIALFKANMLKNLDAIWCSNNINMWHKIAYFLYPPTNKEQTHELPDIKKFCMEQMKAILPDQVEKAEEFSSPLSIKTPPSDEEEDADEIDFFFPQLRTHNTNARLKTQQQQQEELERYCLENVLLNANFNVLQWWESNANKYPLLSKLALQILTIPASTKKLQRLKALRKNVISQSKDVDNVLFLNSLLQSGIYDGT from the exons ATGATAAGAACTGGTTCCTACACATTGGTTGACAAACAGTATTCAAGTAgtccaatttggtctaaatttgCCTCtattgcaaaacaaaataaatcctTGGTAAAGAATTTGGTATGTTGCCGTCAGTGTTTAACAATATTCCCATATCAGGATAAGCGAAGTGAAACTAAATTAAATTGCCACCAATGCTTTGACAATGAAAGCGAAGAAGCCAGCCAAGAAGATGG ggaaccaaatgaaatgtcttttcCCAGAGATGAGCAAGATCTAATAATAAGTGAAGG gGTCCATATGGATGTAACAGAGGAAGAGTTTGTAAATGATAACAAAGAGCTGAAGGA AGAATCTAACGAAGCGAATGACTTCCTTATGCAAACAGCCTCTGCTCAAAGAACCATAGTAAAACAAAAACTCGACTCGGGCCTTTACACACTGAAAATGATGCAGGGTCGTCCTAGTCTTGTTTGGCAAGTATTTGCTGCCATCCTTAAAGAAGATGGTATCCTACTTGAGAACTTTGTTTGTTGCACCAAATGCAAACAAGTTTTTAAAATATGTGGCTTACGAACTGGAAATCTGAAAATCCATCATTGCTTTACTGAATTCAAACTAAGCGATGTCGGTGTAACAACAATCTTGGCATCCGTCGAAAGAAAATTAATGATAGGTGATTGTAAATTGATTAATAATGAAACTGATGCAAAATTTATGCACATTGCGAAAAAAAATGGAAGTATTTTCGAAGACTTTGTAGCCTGTTGCCAATGTAAAGAGGTGGTGCAGAAAATAAATCAGGAAGAACATGCATGCCCAAG CTCCAGCTCTGAATCTCCCAAAGTTTTGGTTGCCAAACCGGCCGTGCCTACAATTACCGTCGATGATAAAATGAAAGCCGATATAAAGGAGAATATAAATGCCAAAATTTATACATTGAAAATGCAAACTCAGGCACGTagcaaaatttggcaaatatttgcGCTTATTATGCAGCCAAATGgagttaaaattaaaaattatgttttctgTATCAAATGTAAAAATGTGACAAGATTGACAGAGGGAAATGTCAATAATTTGCAACGCCATCCATGCTATAAGGAATACGTTAATAAAAGTCAAGAGTTTGAAGTGGAATCGGAGAATGAAGGTGGCGCAGATAACGGTAATGTTAATGACAATGATGGCATGAGTGTAAACGATAATGATAGCTTTGAGGATATCGATAACTTTATTGATAATGATAACCACGTTATGGTTAATGATATCGATTTCGTTGAGAAGAAGGCAAAGGTTGACAGTTATCATAATGATAACGGTATCTTTAAGAATGAGTATAACAATAAGgacaacgatgatgatgatgttaatgctaataataaaattgaagaaagagtACATGACATGTCTCTGCAGAACTCTGAATTAAAAATTGAACCAGATCTAAATACTGAAATGGATATGGAGGCAATCCATAACACTCTGCAGTACTCTAAATTAAAATTCGAGCCAGATCTAAATATTGAAATGGTCCAACATGATTCTCACATGAAGACGGCTGATGATGATAGCCATATCGAACCTCTACAGAATTCTTCGGATACTATGATTACTCCAATGCAGCCgactgatgatgatgaagagctAACTAGCGAATTTATAATGAAtcaaataaatgcaaaaatcTATGAATTGAAAAGTATGCCTAGCCGTCGCAAAAAGTTTAGGGGAGTGTATGCCAGCATTTTTAAACCCAATGATTTGGAGATTAAGAATTATGTTTTCTGCAAACGATGTCAGCAAGTCTTGCAATATCATGACACACACGGATTCGTTTTATATCGTCATGGTTGCTATAAGGACAGCCTTCTTAAATCAAACGAGCATAGCAGCAACAATTGCAACACCAAGAACTGCCAGATTTgtattgcaaaatcaaaacgtGACGAACGGAAGGAAGAAATGCAAATAAAAGACGACATAAGGAAAAAACTTGCTGCTAAGGTTTATAGCTTGAAATTGAATCGCAAGCATGGAACCCCCCTGTGGAGAATGTTTGCCAGGATATTTGATAACAATGGATTGCTGCTTGAAGACTTTGCTTTTTGCActcaatgcaaaaaaattttaaaatccaaaGGCAATAATAATTCCAGCAATTTGTATCGTCATTACTGTTATAAATCATACAGAAACTTTGAAGAAGAGAAAACTTTAAAAGACgttatatatttaaattttgataatgtTACCAATAATAGCAACAATTGCAGCGAAGAAGGAGAAGAAGAGGTTTCAAGCCgagaatttttacaaaattcccaTATTTCTCAAATAGCAGCTGAAGAAGAAAAGGAAGAAAATTCcaaccttaaacttgaatttgaTGATGACTCCAATGAAACGCAAACAGAAACCTGCGAAGACTTTCCATCGGAACACATACCAGAAATTGAAGATTCATCCATAGACCCCAATGCATCTTATCTTAAGGTTGATGATGGACGTATCGAGGCTCTGCAGTACTCCCAATTAAAAATCGAGCCAGATCTAAACATCGTAATGGACTCACATGATTCTCACTTGAAGACGGCTGATGATGATAGCCATATCGAATCTCGGCACAATTCTCTGGATACTATGGACACTCAAATGCAGGCgactaatgatgatgatgaagagccAACTAGCGAATTTATAATGAAGCAAATTaatgcaaaaatttataaattaaaaagtaTGCCTAGGCGTCGCAACAAGTTAAGGGGAGTATATGCCAGAATTTTCAAACCCAATGATGTGGAGATTAAAAAACATGTTGTCTGCAAACTATGTCAGCGAGTCTTACAATACCATGACACACATGGATTTGTTTTATATCGTCATGGTTGCTATAAAGAGAGCCTTCTTACATCAAACGGAAgcgttaaaaacaaaacaaacctaGACATAGAAAGTGAGGAGGACAATGACGAGCATAACAGCAACAATTGCCATATCAAGGACTGCCAGATTTGTATTGCAATATCAAGACGAGGCCAAAGGAAGGAAGAATTGCTGATAAAAGATGGCATACTGAAAAAACTTGTTGCTAAGGTTTATAGCTTGAGATTGCAGCGCAAGCCTAGAACCCCATTGTGGAGAATGTTTGCCAAGATATTAGATAGCAATGGTTGGCCGCTTAAAGACTTTGCTTTTTGCACTCAGTGCAAAGGAATTTTAAAATCCAAAGGCAATAATTCCAGCAATTTGTATCGCCATCACTGTTATAAACCTTTTCTACAAAAAATGGGGGCTGCATGtcaaaaaaatgaaagtgaagaTGCTGAGGAAAACGAATTGGAAGAATGCAGGCACTCTAAAGGAGGCAAAAATTTGAAAGACTATATATATTTCAATATTGATAATGTTAAAAATGGCAGCGTTTCCCAAATAGCAGCTGAAGAAGAAGGAGAGGTTTTAAGCGGAAATTCCCACATTTCTCAAATAGAAGCTGAAAAAGAAACTTCCAGCCTTGTGAGGGTTAAACCCTCGCCGAAGGCGGTTGATAAGAATTCCAGCTTCTATATAATGAGTCAACTACGTTCCAAGGTCTATAAATTAAGAATGCCACACAAGCCTCAAACACCTATGTGGCAGGTGTTTGCCAAGATTGTCAAACCCAATGGAAACGAAATTAAAGGCATGGCCTTGTGCACAATGTGTAAAAGGCTGTTTAAATGCAAAAACAGATTATTCCATAATCTGCAACGgcatatttgttttaaattacacCATCAAGAAAGCAACAAAGTTGATAATGGTGATGCGGAGGATGAGCAGCAGCAAAAGTCGGCCTATAAGGACTTCTATTTTGAAATGGACATCATAGACCAGCCGAGCTTATCGCATATCGAATTTGATGATGATGCCAATGATACCCAAGCAGAGACCGACGAAGATTCTTCTCAATCAGAGGATATACCACCGTCTAAATATTCACCCATAGAACCTGATGAATCTTATCTTAAGGCTGATGATGGAACAGCAAAAGCTTTTATATTGGCAAAACTATATAGCAAATGCTATAGATTGAGAATGCAACGCAATCCACGAATTGCATTATGGAAAATATTTGCCCACATAACCAGAACCAATGGTTCGGCAATTAATGACTTTGTATTTTGCACTCGTTGCCAGAATCTGATGAAATTCAAGAACAACAATACCGCCAACTTGTATCGCCACATATGCTTTAAGAACAACCTGCAGCAAATTAATGTCGTAGATGCTACGCAGGCAGAGAGAGAAAGCAAATCTTCTAAAAAAGACTTTATATACTATGATTTTGAAGCGAACCCCACAATAGAGCCCTCCTACGAATCACCAAGTACATTGATAATAGATGATGGCTCCTCAGCCGCTAGCATTAAGCCCATAATAGAGCCCTGTTATGAGTCCTCCAGAACATTTATCATGGACAAACTGTGCAGTAAGGTGTATAAATTAGGGGTACAAAAGAATCCACATAAGCATCTGTGGAAAGTTTTTGCCAAAATAGTCCGACCCAATGGAACAGATGTCAAAGATTTCATTTGTTGTAATCTATGTAAAAAAGTTTTGAGATGCAAAAACAAGAGAACCAGCAATTTACATCGTCATATATGCTATAGGAAAACCTTGAAAGAAAATTCTCCACATGTCCACAAGCAGGAGGATGAGCAGTGGGACGGCGAGGGAGAGGAAGAACATAAAACCAATGCCAAGGTTTATGAATATGTCAATTATGAATTGGATATGATACCCGAACATGTTGAATATTGTCTAGAGATGGGTGTTTACAAACTAAAGGGCAACGAAGCAAATCCACAGATTTCCAAATATGCCCAAATAATCAATAAGCATGAAAGCATTCTAAAGAATATGCTATACTGTAATGAGTGTAAAACGGTTGTGGAAGAACACGAATTGGACGAGCATAACTGTGAGGATTCCCATGCATTAAGAGAAGAGAAAAG acAAAACCTCAAGAAAAGATTTCAAAAAGAAAAGCATGAATGCATGAAGGcagaaataaaaacgaaaataaatgcGGGCAACTACCAAGTGGATAATGAGGATGTCATGTATAATCTTTATGCCATGATTAGAAACTCCAATAACATCATTATTGAGGGATATCTGTATTGCATCCAGTGTGGCAGTGTATTGAAACATGAAAAAAGGGATCATAGAAATATTAAGAGACATCGGTGCTATTTGAAGGCTCTAAAGGAGGGAGAGAAACCAGCATTTAGGGCTGGAAAACGTACCCATCGAGAAAACTCCCCCTCATATGAAGATTCCAGAAGCCGGGATAGTGTGTCTAGCCAGACAGCCTCCCATCCCATATGGTCCAAATATGAACTTATACCCATGAGTGATGGCTCTAATTTAAAAGGTGTGGTTAGCTGTCGCCTTTGTAAAATGGTGCTGAGATATGATGGCTGCAACGAAAGTGATCTACAGTTACATAAATGTTTGACCATGGCTCCTATGCGTACCACCCTAAATGCCTTGGAGTTGGCATCTGACTACAAAGAGGATGTAGTAAAACATAGCCAAGAAAATCCCAGTAaacgtataaaaattgaaattctaGATGCCTATTCCATAGGCATAAAGCAAGATGTATTAGATGGGGAACAAgaggaagaaaaagaagaagaatttcCATGTAACACTTTCATAGAAGCAAGCAAGATTCAGGCACATAGTCTTTCTCCGCCACCTCTACACTATTTCACAGCAAACGAAAGTGCCAGTGTTGATAGGTCTATGCAAGtggttaaagaaaaaattactaAAGGTCTTTATAGATTACAGCCATGCAATGTTGAAGATGCTGCCCAGCAGAGTATGTTTGCTATGATCATACAAGAGAATGGCCAGGCCATTATAGAGCCTTGGCTATTTTGTCGTCAATGTTCCTCTATAGTCGTAAGCCAAAACTTGAATCAACATTCTTGCTATAGAAATATCCAAAGAAAACTTAGCCATGAGGATAAGGCTAAGACTTTAGCTGTCTATAGCAAATGGAGCATTGAAGTTGGGCAGGATGTTAGCAATTTGCAAACTTTGGGTTTTAGCAAATTGCTACGTCATTGGTTGCATATGGGAGCAAAACAAGGTGGCAAGGGTTTATCGCAAGCCAAGGACTATATACCAAACTCCCTAAGTGTTGCAGAGAAACTTAAAGAAATGGCTAGGGTAAAGCAAGACGATATAAAGAATAAAATTAAGGATATGCCATCTTGGCTTAATATATCTGTGGAGCTGTGGCCTGAGGTGCTAatcaacaaaagtttccttagtCTTACTTTGCATTATGCCAAGGATTTCAAATTACAGCAGCTGGTATTGGCGACAAAATCTTTGCAGCCAGTTTCAAATAATGACCAAGATATACGATTTAAGATAGATAATATATTGGCTGATTTTGATATATTCCCAGCTGGCAAAAACATAATTTATGTCTTAGAGGAGACAAATGAATTTAAACAAGCTTTGAATGCTGATAATAGTCATCTTATAAACTGTTCCAGTTATATGTTGGCTAAAGTTATAGACAAGTCACTTGAAGATACCCCTCAACTAGTTGGCTTAACTAACAACTGCAGCCTGATAGCACAACTATACAAAGATCTTATAGGGAAGCAGGAGGAGAAAGAGGAGGAATCACAATCACAGCCAGAAGCTTTGTTAACAGATTGCAATTCCTCATTTACACTATTGCTTTTGATATCCAGCAAATGGTTTGaaatcagaaaatttaaatcgcAGATAGTTGACACTCTGAGACTAAGCCAAACCACTTGGATGGCAATACAAACTTTAATGgatttgtttaaaaatgttgaaattaTTATGAAAAGATTGCAGGATAATCAATCACCCTCACTTTGCTTTGTTATACCCTCTGTAAAACGTTTGAAAATGATGTGTGAAAGCATACCCAACCATGAAGCCACAGAGATAGCCCTGTTCAAGGCCAACATGCTAAAGAACCTGGATGCCATATGGTGTAGCAACAATATCAATATGTGGCATAAAATTGCctactttttatatccacccaCTAATAAGGAACAAACACATGAATTGCCCGATAtcaagaaattttgtatggaacAAATGAAGGCTATATTGCCCGATCAAGTTGAAAAAGCAGAAGAATTTTCAAGTC